Below is a window of Gammaproteobacteria bacterium DNA.
CCGCAAGGGTCGTCAGGACTCCCACGACGCCAGCTCGGACTCCGGCAGGGGATCGAAGAAGCGGTCATCAACGACGAGCCGCCCCCGAAGGGCGCCGAAGCGTCGTCTGCCCCTTCCGCTCCGGTGCGCAACGAGCCTGGCGACCGGCTTGCCATTCCGCGCAATCACGACTTCCTCGCCCTCTTCCACCCTCGCCAACAGCCGGGACAGATGCGTCTTGGCTTCGTGCACGTTAACGGCAACCATTGCCCTTCTCCCCGTACGGGTATGGATTAGTCATAATCATGACTAACTGGCGATCCCGCCAGGGTCAAGGAGGCCCGAGCTCCGGGAAGCCCGGCGGCGCGCGCCGATGGTGCGTCCCCTGCTCGTACGCGTAGGCGAGGCGGAAGAGCAGGCCTTCGTCGTACGGGCGGGCGAGGATCTGCAGTCCCGCCGGGTGCGTGCCCTCGGTGAACCCCATGGGCACGGTGATGGCGGGCATCCCGGTGGCGGGCGCGACCCGCTGGCTGTTGTCGCCGCTGTACTCCTCGTTGCCGCGGTCGATGTGCGCGGGCGGGCTGAGCCAGGTGGGGTAGACGACGGCGTCCACTCCGGCGGCATCCATGGCCTCGGTCAGGTCGGCCAGGTAGCCCTGCCGCTGCTCGTTGTCGAGGTAGTCGGGACAGGGCGGATCCCACTCGGCCGGGGGGACGTCCAGCGGCATGCCCTCCGAACGGCGCAGCCCGCTCTCCGCGTCGCCCCCGAACTCCCCCGTCTCGAGCACGGCCAGCACGTCGGTGAACGGGGCCGCGTCTCCCAGCGACTGCAGGTAGACGTACATGTCGTACCGGAAGCGGCGGCAGGACATGCCCTCGCGCTCCAGTTGAGCCTGCAGATCGAAGCCGAGGGGATCGACGATCTCGGCGCCGAGCCCGGCCAGCTCCCCCAGGGCGTTCTCGAAGACGGCGACGACCTCCTCGTCCGCGTCTTCGGTATCGACCAGGGCGCGCAGGACCCCGATGCGCGCGCCCTCGAGGCCGTTCGGGTCGAGGAAGCTGGTGTAGTCGTCCTCCTTGCGCCCCCGCCCGGCCTCGGTGTAGGGATCGGCCGGGTCGTAGCCCGCAACCGCGTTGAAGAGCCGGGCCACGTCCTCCACGCTGCGCCCCATGGGACCGGCGATGTCGCGGTCGAAGGCGAGCGGCACCACGCCGTCCCGGCTGGTGAGGCCGATGGTCGAACGGATGCCCACCAGCGCCAGGCGCGACGAGGGGCCGCGGATGGAGTTGCCGGTATCGCTTCCGAGCCCGATCAGGCCGAAGCTGGCCGCCACCCCCGAGGCGGTGCCCCCGCTCGACCCGGCCGGAACGCGGTCCAGCGCGTAGGCGTTGCGGGTGGTGTCGAACGACGAGCTCACCGACTGGCGCGGGCTGAAGGCCCACTCGGCCATGTTGGTCTTGGCCACCACGATGGCGCCCTCCTCGCGGATGCGGCGAACCATGAACGCGTCGTCGGGCGGCACGCTTTCGGCGAGCCCGATCGAGCCGGCCGTGGTCACCATGTCGTGGGTGTCGAAGTTGTCCTTCACCAGCACGGGCACGCAGAAGAGGGGGGCCGGCTCCTCGCCGGCGGCCAGCGCCGCGTCCAGCTCGTCGGCGCGGTCGAGGGCGGCCGGGTTCACCACCGTGATCGCGTTGATGCGCTCCTCGTAGGCCTCGATGCGGTCGAGGTGGGCCTCGACCACCAGGCGGCAGGTGGTCGCGCCCGAGAAGATCGCCTCCTGCACGCCCGCGATGGTGGCCTCCACCACGTCGATGGGGGCTGGGGCGGGGACGTCGCAGGTGGTCATGGCCAGCGCGGCCGCCAGAGCGGCGGCCGTCGTATGGGATCGTCGAGCCATCAGTTGATCTCCTCCAGCAGTTCCACGTTTCGGAGGCCCTCGCGCGCGTCGACCGCCGGGGGGCGTCCGTTGCGCACCGCCGCGGCAAAGTCCGCGAGCTCGCCCACATAGGGGTTCTGGACTACGTAGGGCACCATCCCGGCCCTGGTGAAGACCGTCCCCGCGCCCCGCGGTCCCAGGGTGTGGTTGCCGATGACGTACCCTTGGTCGCCGTAGACCTCCACCCGTGAGGGCGACTCGAACTGCACCGAGGAGCAGAACTCCGCGGTGGCCCCCGACTCGAAGGTCAGCGCCACAAGGGCGGTCTCGTCGCGGGGCCCGCCCCACACCGCGTTGCTGGTAGCGGACCGCACTTCCACGACCTCGCCGCAGCCCGGCACCATGAACCAGCGGACCATGTCGAGGCAGTGGGTGCCCACCCCGGCGAGGCTCCACCAGCGGCCTACATCCGACCCCGCGCGCCAGTTGGAGTCGTCGGGCGCGGGCCAGGTCCACTGCACCCGCATGTGCCGCAGTGCCCCGAGCGCCCCTCCCCTGACGAGACGCTCCATGGCGCGGTGACCCCCGTGCCAGCGCAGGTGGTAGGCGACCCCCACGGTCACGCCCGCGGCTGCGGCGGCCTCAACCACCCGTCGGCCGTCGGCCGAGGAGGTCACCATCGGCTTCTCCACGAAGACGTGCTTGCCCGCCGCGATGGCCGCCAGCGCCTGGTCGGCGTGCAGGGCGTCCGGCGTCGCGATCAGCACGGCGTCGAGCCCCGGATCGGCCAGCACTTCGTCCAGGCGGTCGTAGCCCGGCTCGCGCGACCTCGCCCGATGGCGTCGCGCGAAGTCGGCGGCCCGTCCGCGGTCCCGGCTCAGCACGCTCCACAGACGAAGCCCGGAGGCCGAGGCCAGAGCCGGCGCCAACTGGGTCTCGGAGATGCGGCCGGTGCCCAGCAAGGCAACGCTGAGGGGCTTCGGCTTCATGCCCATGTCAGCGGACCGCCATCATCTGGATCTCCACGCCGAGGCGCCCCACGAGCGGCAGGCCCGCCACGGTCGGCTCCGGGGCCCCGTCAGGCATCACTTCGCCCAGAACCTCCAGCACCGTTTCCGCGTCGCGCACGTCCGTGAGGTACACCCAGACGTTGGCCACGTCGGAAAAATCCAACCCGGCCGCTTCCAATGTTGCATTCAACCTGTTCAGCGTGTTGCGCGTCTCCGCGGGAATGTCCTCGCCCGCCGCCAGCATGCCCGACAGCCACAGCCGCTCGCCCGTATCGATCGCCGGCGAAAGCGGCGCCCGCCCGGGGCCCTGTCCGGCGGGACGAACCACCGCGCGCGCGTCGGAGGCCTCCGCGACGCACTGGATCTCGACCAGGAAGTCGGAGTTCATGAGCCCGCCGCGCACCGCTGCACGGGCCGGCGGATCGTCCGCGGTCACGAACTCGCGGTAGGCCTCGTTCATGTCGCCCCAGAGACGCACGTCGTCGAGGAAGACCTGACAGCTGACCAGGTCCCCGTAGTCCATGCCCGCCGACTCGAGAATCATCCCGATGTTGCCGAACACGCGCCGGGTCTGCACCTGCACGTCGCCCGGCACCGGCTGGTAAGTGTCGGGATCGCGGCTCGTGGCCCCCGCGATGAACAGAACATCGCCCGCCCTGATCCCCCACGAGTAGGGCAGCGCCGGCGACTGCAGCCCCGATGGAGAAATGACCTCGGTGTCGTCCGGGGTGGCCACCGCCGAGATCTGAATCAGCGCGCCCACGTCGGGCAGGTCTGCCCTCACGGTCGCGCGCGTGGGCGCATTCTCCGTGAAATAGGTGCGATAGACGCCGTTCATCCCCTGGAAATGACGTGTGTCCCGCAGGAAGACGTTGACGGCGACGACGTCCTCGTATCCGAGCCCGTGCCCGGCGAGCTCCGCCCCCAGGGCATCCAGCGT
It encodes the following:
- a CDS encoding type II toxin-antitoxin system Phd/YefM family antitoxin, with the translated sequence MVAVNVHEAKTHLSRLLARVEEGEEVVIARNGKPVARLVAHRSGRGRRRFGALRGRLVVDDRFFDPLPESELASWES
- a CDS encoding amidase family protein, encoding MARRSHTTAAALAAALAMTTCDVPAPAPIDVVEATIAGVQEAIFSGATTCRLVVEAHLDRIEAYEERINAITVVNPAALDRADELDAALAAGEEPAPLFCVPVLVKDNFDTHDMVTTAGSIGLAESVPPDDAFMVRRIREEGAIVVAKTNMAEWAFSPRQSVSSSFDTTRNAYALDRVPAGSSGGTASGVAASFGLIGLGSDTGNSIRGPSSRLALVGIRSTIGLTSRDGVVPLAFDRDIAGPMGRSVEDVARLFNAVAGYDPADPYTEAGRGRKEDDYTSFLDPNGLEGARIGVLRALVDTEDADEEVVAVFENALGELAGLGAEIVDPLGFDLQAQLEREGMSCRRFRYDMYVYLQSLGDAAPFTDVLAVLETGEFGGDAESGLRRSEGMPLDVPPAEWDPPCPDYLDNEQRQGYLADLTEAMDAAGVDAVVYPTWLSPPAHIDRGNEEYSGDNSQRVAPATGMPAITVPMGFTEGTHPAGLQILARPYDEGLLFRLAYAYEQGTHHRRAPPGFPELGPP
- a CDS encoding Gfo/Idh/MocA family oxidoreductase, with the translated sequence MKPKPLSVALLGTGRISETQLAPALASASGLRLWSVLSRDRGRAADFARRHRARSREPGYDRLDEVLADPGLDAVLIATPDALHADQALAAIAAGKHVFVEKPMVTSSADGRRVVEAAAAAGVTVGVAYHLRWHGGHRAMERLVRGGALGALRHMRVQWTWPAPDDSNWRAGSDVGRWWSLAGVGTHCLDMVRWFMVPGCGEVVEVRSATSNAVWGGPRDETALVALTFESGATAEFCSSVQFESPSRVEVYGDQGYVIGNHTLGPRGAGTVFTRAGMVPYVVQNPYVGELADFAAAVRNGRPPAVDAREGLRNVELLEEIN
- a CDS encoding RidA family protein gives rise to the protein MKLSTPRLLHVRSPRSRVRAGPASPLPIVLLALPLALSCAPAASAQAPELVFLSNITGTTDGDRAITTIEEQTTATLDALGAELAGHGLGYEDVVAVNVFLRDTRHFQGMNGVYRTYFTENAPTRATVRADLPDVGALIQISAVATPDDTEVISPSGLQSPALPYSWGIRAGDVLFIAGATSRDPDTYQPVPGDVQVQTRRVFGNIGMILESAGMDYGDLVSCQVFLDDVRLWGDMNEAYREFVTADDPPARAAVRGGLMNSDFLVEIQCVAEASDARAVVRPAGQGPGRAPLSPAIDTGERLWLSGMLAAGEDIPAETRNTLNRLNATLEAAGLDFSDVANVWVYLTDVRDAETVLEVLGEVMPDGAPEPTVAGLPLVGRLGVEIQMMAVR